One genomic segment of Pseudomonadota bacterium includes these proteins:
- a CDS encoding amidohydrolase family protein, with protein MKHTFISLLCVTLVFGVAGAAERTVVDSPERKEGEGPYTQLIIRNATLIEGSLAPPIKPVHIVIENGRIKSIHLINAVGSSAYSRDVPKLKEGGREIDGTGMYVMPGLIDAHQHIGKNPEYQFKLDLAHGITTIREPGSGNGLNWVLRHKQKSAQNLITAPKIKAYLRFGFDPDAHFNLPTTEAAARAWVHMAQKAGADGIKDAGFSPTVIGAALDEARKVGLRVMTHHRQTMVARWNALDSARAGGASMEHWYGLPEAMFTDRTVQNFPADFDYQNEQMRFGEGGKLYAQSAAPFSEKWNEVMNEMISLDYTLNPTMVVYEKKRDYMQARGQEWFADYAFPDDYADRYTPSRLRHGSSQYDWTTQNETEWREQFHLWMTFINEYKNRGGRVTTGSDENVLTGFTLIRELELLQEAGFHPLEVVRAGTLSGAELLGIDKDTGSVEIGKLADLIVVDQNPLANFKVLYGTGHIKLLDNDTVGRVGGVKYTIKEGIVYDARKLLADVKAMVDAEKARTGKKITPPGFKN; from the coding sequence ATGAAACATACGTTCATATCTCTTCTCTGCGTGACGCTGGTTTTCGGCGTGGCAGGTGCCGCGGAACGCACCGTCGTCGATTCTCCGGAACGCAAGGAGGGCGAAGGTCCGTACACCCAGCTGATCATCCGCAACGCGACGCTGATCGAAGGCTCGCTCGCACCGCCGATCAAGCCGGTGCACATCGTCATCGAAAACGGACGCATCAAGTCCATTCATCTGATCAATGCCGTCGGGTCTTCGGCCTACTCGCGCGACGTTCCGAAGCTCAAGGAAGGCGGCCGCGAGATCGACGGCACGGGCATGTACGTGATGCCGGGCCTCATCGACGCGCACCAGCACATCGGGAAAAATCCCGAGTATCAATTCAAGCTGGACCTGGCGCATGGCATCACCACCATCCGTGAGCCTGGGTCAGGCAACGGGCTCAACTGGGTGCTGCGGCACAAGCAGAAGAGCGCCCAGAACCTCATCACGGCGCCGAAGATCAAGGCCTATCTACGTTTCGGCTTCGATCCGGACGCACACTTCAACCTGCCCACCACCGAGGCCGCGGCCCGGGCGTGGGTGCACATGGCGCAGAAAGCGGGCGCGGACGGCATCAAGGACGCCGGCTTTTCGCCGACCGTGATCGGCGCTGCGCTGGATGAAGCCCGCAAGGTGGGCTTGCGCGTCATGACGCATCACCGGCAGACCATGGTGGCGAGGTGGAATGCCCTCGACAGCGCACGCGCCGGTGGCGCGTCGATGGAACACTGGTACGGCCTGCCCGAGGCGATGTTCACCGATCGCACCGTGCAGAATTTCCCGGCGGACTTCGACTACCAGAACGAGCAGATGCGGTTTGGCGAGGGCGGCAAGCTGTACGCCCAGAGCGCCGCGCCGTTCTCCGAGAAGTGGAACGAGGTCATGAACGAGATGATCTCGCTCGACTACACGCTCAACCCGACGATGGTGGTGTACGAGAAAAAGCGCGACTACATGCAGGCACGCGGCCAGGAGTGGTTCGCGGACTACGCATTTCCCGACGACTACGCGGATCGTTACACGCCCAGCAGGCTGCGGCATGGGTCCTCGCAGTACGACTGGACCACGCAAAACGAAACCGAATGGCGCGAGCAGTTTCATCTCTGGATGACGTTCATCAACGAATACAAGAACCGCGGCGGCCGCGTCACGACGGGCAGCGATGAAAACGTGCTGACCGGTTTCACGCTGATCCGCGAGCTGGAGCTGCTGCAGGAAGCAGGCTTCCATCCGCTGGAAGTCGTGCGGGCGGGTACGCTGAGCGGCGCGGAGTTGTTAGGAATCGACAAGGACACGGGCAGCGTGGAAATCGGTAAACTCGCCGACCTCATCGTCGTCGATCAGAACCCGCTGGCGAATTTCAAGGTGTTGTACGGCACCGGCCACATCAAGCTCTTGGACAATGACACGGTGGGGCGGGTCGGCGGCGTGAAATACACGATCAAGGAAGGCATCGTGTATGACGCCCGCAAGCTGCTCGCCGACGTGAAGGCGATGGTCGACGCCGAGAAGGCGCGGACCGGCAAAAAGATCACGCCGCCGGGGTTCAAGAATTAA
- a CDS encoding efflux RND transporter permease subunit gives MLISEISVRRPVFATVISLLLIIFGLISLSRLGIREYPDIDRPVVSVSTRYVGASAAIIETRVTQAVEDAVAGIEGILKVESDSEDERSSVRIEFDVARDVDAAANDVRDRVARVVSNLPPEADPPEIIKADSSAESVVVLAFSSTSMSNLEITDYAERNLIDRISTVPGVSRVTLGGARRAAMRLWIDPEALSARGLAVSDIEDTLRRENIELPAGRIESRAREFSLRTIVGLDSADDFRKLVIARGADGHLVRLSEVAEVQLAAENDRSYTRTNGLAGIALQVEAQSKSNTREIARAVRAEVARLQTTLPAGATLAISIDNAVAIEAALHEVLIAIVFALFSVLAIIYVFLGSLRATLIPAVTIPVSIIASFVVMYALGYSINVLTLLGLVLAIGLVVDDAIVVLENIHQRTELGEPPMLAAVTGTQEIGFAVIATTLTLAAVFVPISFLPGDLGRLFREFGFTLAAAVLFSALVSLTLTPMLASKLPAGDHTRNRFARAVDEFFRRFATRYERVLRSIILRPWTVVCVLFVLMGLGALTFVSIPSEFAPGADVGRGSVALEGPEGSSFEYMDANAQQLEAIILKHMKQGEIERVILRVPNFSGGGTVQTGNVNTARAVVLATDWGNRDRPMDDILRDILTEAKSTLTGVRVFPAKPGSLGRRSGTAGIEAVIGGPDYERLSQWSTKLLDLAHQNPGLENVDTSYKERKPQIRVSIDRDRAAELGVSLRNVGSTLETVLGGRLVTTYVDRGREYNVVLQARDDLRQSVANLVGIRVRSERTGELIPLSNVVTLEEAAGAIRLSRFNRLRAVEIRADLAPGYTLGQAMEWFRATVAKELPAEAQLMWDGDAGEYERTGPQMYLTFVFALVIVFLVLAAQFESFIHPLIIMVTVPLALLGAVFGLKAYGLTINIFSQIAVIMLIGIAAKNGVLIVEFANQLRDRGVEFSEAVVRAASARLRPILMTSLCTAFGALPFVFASGAGVEQRTPIGIVVFYGTLVSVFLTLLAVPAVYSLLARNTRSPEHASRLLDRLLQAHKG, from the coding sequence ATGCTGATCTCTGAGATCTCGGTACGCCGGCCGGTCTTCGCGACGGTCATCAGCCTGCTGCTCATCATCTTTGGCCTGATCTCGCTGAGCCGGCTCGGGATCCGCGAGTATCCGGACATCGACCGCCCGGTGGTTTCCGTGTCGACGCGATACGTCGGTGCGTCGGCGGCCATCATCGAAACGCGCGTGACGCAGGCGGTCGAGGATGCAGTGGCCGGCATCGAAGGCATTCTCAAGGTCGAGTCCGACAGCGAGGACGAGCGGTCCTCGGTGCGCATCGAGTTCGACGTGGCCCGCGACGTCGATGCCGCTGCCAACGACGTGCGCGATCGCGTCGCCCGTGTAGTCAGCAACCTGCCACCCGAAGCGGACCCGCCGGAAATCATCAAGGCCGATTCGAGCGCGGAGTCCGTCGTTGTGCTCGCGTTCAGCTCGACCTCGATGTCCAACCTCGAGATCACCGACTACGCGGAGCGCAACCTCATCGATCGCATCTCCACCGTGCCCGGCGTTTCGCGCGTCACGCTGGGTGGTGCGCGGCGCGCGGCGATGCGGCTGTGGATCGATCCGGAGGCATTGTCCGCGCGCGGTCTGGCCGTGTCCGACATCGAGGACACGTTGCGCCGCGAGAACATCGAGCTGCCGGCGGGCCGGATCGAATCGCGCGCGCGCGAGTTTTCGCTGCGCACCATCGTCGGGCTCGATTCGGCCGACGACTTTCGCAAGCTGGTGATCGCGCGCGGCGCGGACGGGCACCTGGTGCGCCTGAGCGAAGTTGCCGAAGTGCAGCTCGCGGCGGAAAACGACCGCTCGTATACGAGAACCAACGGCCTGGCGGGCATCGCGCTGCAGGTCGAGGCGCAGTCGAAGAGCAATACGCGCGAGATTGCGCGCGCCGTGCGCGCCGAAGTCGCGCGCCTGCAGACCACGTTGCCGGCCGGCGCGACGCTCGCCATCAGCATCGACAACGCGGTGGCCATCGAGGCGGCCTTGCACGAGGTGTTGATCGCCATCGTGTTCGCGCTTTTTTCCGTGCTCGCCATCATCTACGTCTTTCTCGGCAGCCTGCGTGCCACGCTGATTCCGGCGGTCACGATTCCGGTCTCCATCATCGCCTCGTTCGTCGTGATGTATGCGCTGGGGTATTCGATCAACGTGCTGACGCTGCTCGGCCTGGTGCTCGCGATCGGTCTCGTGGTCGATGACGCCATCGTGGTGCTCGAGAACATCCACCAGCGCACCGAGCTCGGCGAGCCGCCGATGCTGGCCGCGGTCACCGGCACGCAGGAAATCGGCTTCGCGGTCATCGCCACCACGCTGACGCTGGCCGCGGTGTTCGTGCCGATCTCGTTCCTGCCCGGGGATCTGGGCCGGTTGTTCCGCGAGTTCGGCTTCACGCTGGCCGCCGCGGTGCTGTTCTCGGCGCTGGTGTCGCTGACGCTGACGCCGATGCTGGCCTCCAAACTACCGGCCGGCGACCACACGCGCAATCGCTTCGCGCGCGCCGTCGATGAATTCTTCCGGCGCTTCGCGACGCGATACGAGCGTGTCCTGCGTTCGATCATCCTGCGTCCGTGGACGGTGGTCTGCGTGTTGTTCGTGCTCATGGGCCTGGGGGCGCTGACCTTCGTGTCCATCCCGTCGGAATTCGCGCCGGGTGCCGACGTGGGGCGCGGCAGTGTCGCGCTCGAGGGGCCGGAAGGCTCGAGCTTCGAGTACATGGACGCCAACGCGCAGCAGCTCGAGGCCATCATCCTCAAGCACATGAAACAGGGCGAGATCGAACGCGTGATCCTGCGGGTGCCTAACTTCTCGGGCGGTGGCACCGTGCAGACCGGCAACGTGAACACCGCCCGCGCCGTGGTGCTGGCGACGGATTGGGGAAATCGCGACCGGCCGATGGACGACATCCTGCGCGACATCCTGACCGAGGCGAAGTCGACGCTGACCGGGGTGCGCGTCTTCCCGGCCAAACCGGGCAGCCTCGGGCGCCGCAGCGGCACCGCCGGCATCGAAGCCGTCATCGGCGGGCCGGACTACGAGCGCCTCTCGCAATGGTCGACCAAGTTGCTGGATCTGGCGCACCAGAACCCCGGCCTCGAAAACGTCGACACCTCATACAAGGAGCGCAAGCCGCAGATCCGGGTGTCGATCGACCGCGATCGCGCGGCCGAGCTGGGCGTGTCGCTGCGCAATGTGGGCAGCACGCTCGAAACCGTGCTCGGCGGACGGCTGGTGACGACGTACGTGGATCGTGGGCGCGAATACAACGTCGTGCTGCAGGCCCGCGACGATCTGCGTCAGTCGGTGGCGAACCTGGTCGGCATTCGCGTGCGTTCCGAGCGCACGGGCGAACTGATTCCGCTGTCGAACGTGGTGACGCTCGAAGAAGCGGCCGGCGCCATCCGGCTGTCGCGTTTCAACCGGCTGCGCGCCGTCGAGATCCGCGCGGATCTCGCGCCGGGATACACGCTCGGACAGGCCATGGAATGGTTTCGTGCGACCGTCGCGAAAGAATTGCCGGCCGAGGCCCAGTTGATGTGGGATGGAGATGCCGGCGAGTACGAGCGCACTGGCCCGCAGATGTACCTGACCTTCGTGTTCGCGCTGGTGATCGTGTTCCTGGTGCTGGCGGCGCAGTTCGAAAGCTTCATCCATCCGCTCATCATCATGGTGACGGTGCCACTCGCGTTGTTAGGAGCGGTGTTCGGGCTCAAGGCGTATGGCCTGACTATCAACATCTTCAGCCAGATCGCAGTGATCATGTTGATCGGCATCGCGGCGAAGAATGGCGTGCTGATCGTGGAATTCGCCAACCAGCTGCGCGACCGCGGCGTGGAATTCTCCGAAGCCGTCGTGCGCGCGGCGAGCGCGCGCCTGCGCCCCATTCTCATGACCAGCCTGTGCACCGCGTTCGGTGCGCTGCCATTCGTGTTCGCCTCGGGTGCCGGTGTCGAGCAGCGCACCCCCATCGGCATCGTCGTGTTCTACGGGACGCTGGTGTCCGTGTTCCTGACGCTGCTGGCAGTTCCGGCGGTCTATTCGCTGCTGGCGCGTAATACGCGCTCGCCGGAGCACGCCAGCCGGCTGCTCGATCGCCTGCTGCAGGCGCATAAGGGCTAA
- a CDS encoding efflux RND transporter periplasmic adaptor subunit produces MLLAGCARSDKHGAKAGDANRRAVDVVTVVATLQQLGIDVEAVGTARANESVQVTTKVSSLISAIRFREGGRVQRGAVLVELDSLAQQAAVREAEASLTQTEAQLTRGRSLQQQQIVSASQLELMEAAVKGDRARLDAARSRLADTVIRAGFDGNVGFRRVSVGSLVAPGDVITTLDDTSVIKVEFTVPEGSLFLLARGLKVSATTPGLPDRVFHGAVTALDPRIDIDTRSIAVRAEIPNGDGALRPGMFMTVKVHTPPAPVLMIPEEAIIPEQGNSYLMVVVGDVVERRQVRTGRRRPGEVEIVTGLAASERVVIRGVQNVRAGSAVREAAHADL; encoded by the coding sequence GTGCTGTTGGCGGGCTGTGCGCGTTCCGACAAACACGGCGCGAAGGCTGGCGACGCGAACCGCCGTGCGGTAGATGTCGTGACCGTCGTCGCGACCTTGCAGCAGCTCGGCATCGACGTCGAAGCGGTCGGCACGGCCCGCGCCAACGAGTCCGTGCAGGTGACGACGAAGGTGTCGAGCCTCATCAGCGCGATCCGCTTCCGCGAAGGCGGCCGCGTGCAACGCGGCGCGGTGCTGGTCGAACTGGACAGCCTCGCGCAGCAGGCGGCGGTGCGCGAAGCGGAAGCCTCGCTCACGCAGACGGAGGCGCAACTCACGCGCGGCCGCTCGCTGCAGCAGCAGCAGATCGTGTCCGCCTCGCAGCTCGAATTGATGGAAGCGGCCGTGAAGGGCGATCGCGCGCGGCTCGATGCCGCTCGTTCGCGGCTCGCGGACACCGTCATTCGCGCCGGTTTCGACGGCAACGTCGGCTTTCGCCGCGTCAGTGTCGGCAGCCTGGTGGCGCCGGGCGACGTCATCACGACGCTCGACGACACCTCGGTCATCAAGGTCGAGTTCACGGTGCCCGAGGGCAGCCTGTTCCTGCTCGCGCGCGGCCTTAAGGTTTCGGCGACCACACCCGGCCTGCCGGACAGGGTGTTCCACGGCGCCGTGACCGCACTCGATCCGCGCATCGACATCGACACGCGCTCGATCGCCGTACGCGCGGAGATTCCGAACGGCGACGGCGCACTGCGGCCCGGCATGTTCATGACGGTGAAAGTGCACACGCCGCCCGCGCCTGTCTTGATGATCCCGGAAGAGGCGATCATTCCCGAGCAGGGTAATTCGTACCTGATGGTGGTCGTGGGCGATGTCGTCGAGCGGCGGCAGGTGCGAACGGGCCGGCGCCGTCCCGGTGAAGTCGAGATCGTAACGGGCCTGGCCGCGTCGGAGAGAGTGGTGATCCGCGGCGTGCAGAACGTGCGTGCGGGCTCGGCCGTTCGCGAGGCCGCCCATGCTGATCTCTGA